TGAGCTCTTCATATTTTTTAGGCACACGTCCGTGATATTTTTCTTCTAAAATGCGACACAATTTATAAATCGCTTTTGCTTTTTGAGGAGATAGGCCACACGGCTTGATGATTTTTCGAATCTCTTGTTGAGATAGCTTGCACATCTTTTTAGGGGTGGAAGCTTTTTTGAAAAAAAGAGGTGTGATTTCATTCACTTTTTTGTCCGTACAGCGTGCAGATAAGATGGTGGCAATTAAAAGTTGGAAAGCATTCTTATGGTGAAGAGGTGGTTTAGGATTGGGAAAGTAGCGATTTAAAAAACGTTTGATCGTTGATAGTCTAGTCATAGATGAATGATTTGCAAAGCCTGTGTCACAAGTTGTGTAAGTTCAATATGTTCATGTGTTTCTAACAATTTTCTTACGGCTTTTTGAGCTTTTGTTTCTGGGTATCCTAATTGGACAAGCGCTTTTGTGGCATCATTGAAAAGAAGGATATTTTGTGGCATATCGGTGATTTCAAATTCGAGAATTTTGTCTGGATTTTCTAATTCAATGTGCACGGCCGTTTGTTTCCCTACGCCGGGTATTTTTG
Above is a window of Chlamydiota bacterium DNA encoding:
- the ruvA_2 gene encoding Holliday junction ATP-dependent DNA helicase RuvA, with protein sequence MFILISCVRPKMALPLLKHFDLTGLLSYQHKKDLKLLTKIPGVGKQTAVHIELENPDKILEFEITDMPQNILLFNDATKALVQLGYPETKAQKAVRKLLETHEHIELTQLVTQALQIIHL
- the nth gene encoding Endonuclease III gives rise to the protein MTRLSTIKRFLNRYFPNPKPPLHHKNAFQLLIATILSARCTDKKVNEITPLFFKKASTPKKMCKLSQQEIRKIIKPCGLSPQKAKAIYKLCRILEEKYHGRVPKKYEELIKLPGVGAKTAQVVLAQAFSIPAFAVDTHVARLAKRWKLSKGSTVKKIEEDLKNTFPKRSWSKVHLQMVLYGRKFCKSRPHKIQDCPICASLTDITQ